The sequence TTTTCGACCTAACAATCATTTCAGGCAAACGacatacacgctaaaaatgaactactcaaaattgagtcgaatccgactcattttcattaaaaacgggacaactcaaaatttgagtaaaagatactacttcaataaaatgatgattgcacttaaactaggagtctgtcgtaaaatgcacttagatagatagataaacttgattcgcatctgtcgtattaaaaattgatggaaggccaagcttaactttcgcgaaatcatcattttattgaagtagtatcttttactcaaattttgagttgtcccgtttttaatgaaaatgagtcgaattcgactcaattttgagtagttcatttttagcgtgtattcGGCCAAGAGTCATTTAGGAcatacgactttttcggccaaaaaacTAGTTCGACCATATGTCCATTGCGGACGTATGTCGCTTAATATGTGCATACATAGAGTACAATCgtattttttcaaacatttccaCTCATCGAACTAGCCGGATGATCGCCAGATTAAGAAGTTTTGATCCATCTTGAAAACCAGCTTCGGGAAACACCTCTACAGAAGTCGGCCCAACTGTTGCATAAAGCCTCATATCATGTTATCGACATAACgagcaattttttttcatacagacAAATGTAATGAAACGAGGAGGTCAAACGAAAAGGGGTGCAAGTGACAAAAActcagttttgagaaaaatgggtgtgaagtatttcaatattttttcgttccATACAAATCGTGTGAAAGTTCAAAAAAATActtattttctgtgaattttcacatttttttacaagtgacgtagggggaaagacggctttggcaggttttgttctattattggcaggggggtttttgtcgaccaaattttatgaaatttggcctcaATATTCTTTgacatgcaaagaatgtttaggccaaatttgagcctagtcagtcttaaaaaaacccctgccaataatagaacaaaacctgccaaagccgtcattccccctacaaaCTATATCAATATATTGCCAAAAGCTCTAAgaccaaagcattttttgctgtaaTCACCACaaatttgatcaaaatgttacttacacccctctgcttctaaccccctcaaatGTAATCGAAAATGTAAATAATATGGCGCAAGTAAAGGAATTAATGATGTAGTTGatagtttttaaattttcaatctgtatattcaggaaaaaaataTCTATTCGGACTGTCAGATTATTCTGATACGATGCTTATCAGGTTGAAATCAAAAACAAGTTTAAGAAGCTTTAAGTGTCTTCAGTATTTTTGAACGAATACTTTTTGTTACATGATTTTATTCCATCTTATAGATAGAACTAAATATAGTAAACATATTGCTTCTCACATCCACACTAAATGGGTCAATCTGATCCACTATATCTACGTTGTTTACTTCTAGGTTATTCGAAGGTCACAGCGCTCGTAGCCTTCGATAACCCCTTTATCCCGATACTATATTTCAATCATCATCGCTGCATGCCACGGATCATGGACAAGCGAATTATCCAGTGATGTAAATTCTGAACAAGACGTGCTATGAAACTCTACACGCACGGTTATAAATAGATCACATATTTTCGCAACTTGTTTTCCACATGGAACCACTAGGCGTCTCGCGTCATACTTCGACGTCTTCAGGCAGCGAAACCCATTCCGATCATTTTCTTCCCATCTCACACAGTCCATAAAACGTTCTCCACACAGACACTGTCCCACCAGCGAGCAATCGATCGTACGATAGTTAAAGATCGATTATTGGTATCGAATTCCACCGCAGTTTAACTTCTTAAATATCGGACGCGATTTTCCAACCGATCGCGTCTTGAGGAAAATCCACAACTGAACACACATAGAGGCAAGAGTTGGAACGGATACACGCACCGACGAGAATGCGAGAGCAACAGCATCAGTAGCGGCAGCAGCAGACGATGATGCTTGCGatgggttcagcaaaaaatggagaaattctatttttaaacaaattttcaaactctCTTCTGGCGCTGGCCCCGGGTGTACACGTACGGTGCAGATGACCATCGGGAGCCGATTGCACCCCGCGAGGTGGATCTTTTTCACTTTGATTTGGGttcgaaattttcatttcaattgtTCGAAATCATCGAAAATTGGGAATCCTTTTCTTGATCGATCTTCACATTTCTTTATCACTTCAAATCACATTCAACCCATAAACGAAACGCACTTAAAAGCAAGCCATGATTGATGACGGAACCATGGTGACAAGTACCATAAATTTGAACGTTGATCCTCCTCTTGGCGACGTATTCAGATCGTGTGGACCTTTCAGCACTTCCAACGGGATGCAGGTTGATCTTTCCACCAGGTATTGCAAAGTAGTGTTCGAAGACagatttttcttttttgatttgTCAAAGCGATAGAAGATTGGCTAGGCAAGCGCTATCAGTAGCGATTTAGTTGCGCGGCTTTGAAATTTCAAACTGATCGGGGTAAAAGGAGCGATCCGATAGTCTTGGGATAGGTTTTTCCTCGTGTGGGAAATTTGCGCGAGAGCGCTCGCCAATTTTCCTATCTCTCTTGGGAGCTTCGTTTCATTCTCGAGTGATGTTAGTCGAGCCGCATGGTGCTATCTGCGCACATACACAAAGGTATGAGTTAAATGAAAAGCAATTTTGGTAAAAAGTACAGTTGGTGTTCGATTATGTAGTTTTTGAAAAAGAATGCCATGAATCGCAATGGTCAATCAAAGTAGCCTACGCTGATTATGTGTGTCAAAGTAGTaacataacaaaaacaaaattcattacTAAGAAAGGATTAAATTATCAATTCGTTTCATTGAGTACGATAACATTTGGGACTAAAAGTTTTTATTCATTAGGTTaaaaaggaaaattgaaatattgaaacttttcctgcaaatgcatttttctattttgtttttccacttgttattattatttccaGAGGTTGACGAACTATTCAACATCGTCTTATAGACGGGTGACTTCTGGTTCTACTAAAATTAATACCATTTTTTTCGTGTTCTGCTGCAAATTTATCTATTAGAAGTATAACTTTTCCAATAAATCTTGGAACATTTAAAATATTGtgagaaatttctttaaaaatttgcCTTAAACTGTCAAAATGAACACTTGCTTCTGTTTCTAAgacataacgcaaaaaaaacaaaaaaatttggtcgaataatATTGAACCTGAAAAATCACTTGTTCGttgtgcgaaaaaaaaacatattccaCCTTGCGATCTACAAGCTTGACATTAGTCATCTGACAAACAGACAGTTGAACATGCAGCAGCTGGTGCTTCATCTGTCCCACGAACCAGCGGTGCCAGCCAGAGCCCTAAACGACTAGACAACATTAATTACTGTTCCGGCGACTATGATGACGATGATACGTTGAATAACGCGCATGTTACTTGATCCTCCGTTTTCGTAATACAGCATTTGCCCAACATCACTAATGTTCTACCCTCTCGTGAATCATTCGACCGATCAACGAGAAATTAACCCCGCAGTTGGGTTGCGATAAACGCTTCAACACCAGAAAATAATCAGTGACTCAATACCTACTTCAAGGTCTGCTCTACAGTTTTGGCCGAATTCGTGGAAAATCCTAATGATGGACCAAGTGCCACTACTGCTGGCTCGTGCAATACCGCTTTCCTTCCCACGCTTTCCGCACGCACTGCGTGGTTTACCCCAGTTCACTATCCGAGTCCCAGAGCGAACCCAAATCAATTACGTCATTGGCaaaacgagcgaaaaaaaagtcaGCAATTTGGCGACACTTTTCTTTTTTCTACTCACTCGTCACCGGTTTGACGATGATCGCAGCAGGCGTGCgccattattttttgtttttttttcctcaaCCGTCGATAGGGAGGAACCCCTCGCACCACTAAGTAGGCGTCGATGAAAGTGAATGAAAATGTTCAAAACACCACCCCAACCACTGCGGTACGGATTAAGTGATGTCGTGATTCGGCTGGCTCAAACTCACAAACCATAAATCGTTAGCTGTGTGAGTCGATCGTCGTCGTCGGTGCTGCACCTGAGTGCGTCCAGGCGCGAAAACcgtgaattttattttcgtatcaCACGATCATGCTCGACTCACGTTTTTTCGATTGTCGCCAGCTTTTCTTCTTCGTAGTTCTTGCGCCCAGCTTGCTCCTCTATGGGTGAAGTCGTTAATTCACGAAAATTTTGCACGTCTTCgcattttcattttgttttttcCCGTGtgattttcttcagtcaagaaCGATGCGTTAAGCATTATTTATAAACATTTCCTGCCGTTGTGCCATGAAGCAAGTTCGCGAGGCTTTCGTTTTCTTATTTTCTGCATCACTCACGTCGTGCTCGGTTGAATGAGTTTTGGCGAGTCAATTGTGTGCAAATGATTGACAAAATCTGCGCGTATTGTTCAAACTGGCCGGCCGgtgtcaatttgaatatttgtttttgttccGCTTTTGTTTGTGTACTCGATTTTGTAGAACCTTTTGGAATAACCCTGGTACAGAAGTATAGTTGATTTTGATCATCTTTTCATGTCAATATCAATGactctttaaatatttgtagaaTCTAATctaatttattgttttcttaCTATTAGAAATACTATAGCATTTTCTGGAATATTTGAATATGTttcgaaaaatatatttattataaCGGAGTCCTAATGCTAGTTACAGTGACTGATACTACATTATTGAAGTTTTTGttagcaattttaatgaaaaaccaTTAAATAATCAACCCACATTACTAAATAATCAAAACCTTCCTTGGTTTGGAGACTTGATTCACAGATTCCATTGTGAGACACGAATTCCAAGCAACTTTCATCAGCCTCTGTTAGGATTGAGGACAGAAAGCCAACATGGGAAACGACGTAGGTGACATTCTTACCCTTCTgcaactcgcttcaactttcataacacgaaaaCTCAAAAACGTATGTATTAAAAGTGTTTCGGATGATTTCGGATAAGTTGCAATTTCCGAACAAGattgaatgaattccagggcTAGTCACCAGCAATTTGGTTCTATGCTTCCTGAAGATTAAATCAAGTTCTTCAAAGGCAACTGTGAGCAACGGAATTTTCTCTTGAAGAGAAAGAAAGTGATTCACTTGATGGATAATAATGACTACCTTTATTTCCCAAACCGCTAGTACTATTTATACATGATTTGGGAATAATCCTTAACATATACATATTAATTATCCTACACGTTCAACCAATTCTAATTGGTATTCTAAATTCTTATTGTAAGAAATTCTAATACAGATGGCACTCTTATAATTTAGGTGCCGACCTCTAAAGGCACCTAGCTAAAGGACCTGCTATTCTAATTAGAAGTGCCTCAAATTGCATGCAACATTTAATGCAATTTCTCAATATGGCGACACCTATCGTGCAAATACTTATGAATGGTGCCATCTGCTTTCTTTTAAGAGTATAATTTAACGCAAGTATGCGACACTTGCAAGCAAAACGAATCGAGTGGAAAGTactaaggctctgtctcatttggagaattaaacttaaaagtgacagttcgaaaattaaaaaatcaccccgttataagaatggctggtgctacccagcaattccaataggacatcgatggaaaatgattcgatatctgtcaaaagtaatcttgctctgcgagcagggttatttgataattattgaaatgtcacttttaagtttaatttcagtttaattatccaattgagacagaccctaagtaaTAAAACTGCATCTGCATCGTGGGAACGTTTTTCCTACCTCCCCTGAGCAAGCGTTAGACAAACATTCCCAGCCCGATATAGCTCTTCCAGGGAGGTAGAAAAACATACGCCATATGGAGTTTTATTACTTTGAAGCTAACATAGAAATCTAATCTTAGCCTGATTATTTGAAGCTGAACATAGAAACCTAATCTTAGGAAAACATTCCTTGCTTGATATGGCCCTTCCTGGGAGACAGAGTAAACATATGCCACAGGAAACATTTTATGGTTTTGAACTAAACATTCCTAATCTGTTATTTATCCTGGCACATGGCTCTAATGAATTGAACAAATCTTCTCTAGGAAAAATGATATAATTTGAACATTaatgtaatttatttttaacaTTCTTGCCcctgtaaatttatttatagaTTTACACCTTAATGGTTGTTCAAATTGTTTATAATAGGGTATGTCGGTTTAAAAGGGGTTTCTGCTTCGACATCTCTTATCTGATCTAAAGGAGCACTGAGTGGTGCTGTTGGTGATACCAGTGCGGGTTGCTCTACGTCGAAATCCTGGGCTGTCGGCCTTCTAGTAGCATGACGATGCGATAAAAAATTGGTGAATGAATCCCACAATGAAGCGATCAGCTGCCATCCAAATCCATATATATCGTAAAGTATCCGTCCATGAATTAGCGTGTCGATGATGAACTTCAGAATCCGCAATATAAGATATGCTCCTAAGACCGTCGACGATAGATGTCCAAACCAGTGGGACCAGGTTAAAAACTTTTCCCAGTATTGGCTAACGATTCCTTCCACCATGTGTTCCGCAATCAAGGCTTCGAATCGAAATCCTTGATGATTTGGGTTCTGGTTTGTCAAAATCCGATGTATAACTGATGATGCGATACGTCGGTCTCCTTGCTCATAAATCATGTTCTTCATCTTTCTGACACTGTCCTCATCGTAAACGCCAGATTTCATCAGGTTTGGTAAAGAGGTGTATGTCCAACTAGTCACAATTTCGGTTGATAACTTTTCCGGAGCGGTTGTTTCCCGGAACTTTCCGTCCGTCGTATACCATCTTCCTCCAAACATAAACTTTGCGGGAAGCAAAGGCGTACAATCAATTTCTGTTCCTCTTTTCTGAAGTACTCGAGTAACAGGCGCAATAAATACTGATTCGTTGTTGTAGTTCGCTGGAATCTCCTGATAGCACCTATTGCTTGATCGTGGTAGCACATATACTGGTTTACATTTTAAGACATGCAAAACTTCTCCAGCTACTACGGCCGTAAATCCTTGTTCCTTCGTAATCGCTGTAGCAAACTCAGTGGGGTTGAGTCTCGCAAGAGTGAGTTTGGTTTCCATCAAGGATTTATCCAACTTGCAAATTTCTGATATGATGGAATAGTACATATCATTAATTTTTGTCCAAAGTAGCTTTCCACAAACGTAATTTTCGAATTGAAGTATGTGAAGATGTCGTAATTCTTTGAAGAGGTTACTTTCCTGGTGAACGGCGATCTTATAGTATTGGTTTCCAATATTAGGATACGATGGTGATCAGTCGTATAGCCGTTGTATCCACAAATTCTCGTAGCATCATTAGCTTTTATTGAAAAAAGGTGAGAGTCTGAGATTGTACTGTAAACGGTTATGGAACGGTGATTTGGCTTGTCGAATTTTCCTTTGTCTTGTTGACAATTCCTTCATAAATCACCTCAAACTCTGTATCTTCGCATCGCTTGTTTAGATCTACGTCCCATGTTAAGTAGCCTTCTTCTGCGTCCAAGCATTTTCCGGTAGAGTATGTGCAAACCAATCCTTTCCGAAGCAGGATCTGATCAAGCTCCATATCAATGTTAGCTGTATAATCGTTTAGCGTAATTTCGTATCTATAGTACACTAGAGCCTTTGTCCACGTATATGCTGGTGTTCGGTACGTCTCACCATTGCAGTTACTTCCATGCACGCTCCCGACTATCAATACTTCTCCTCGTGTAGTGCTGTTCATTTTAGCTCCTGAATAACTGCTTGTTCCGAGAGAGAAATGGTCGCCAGTTGATGCGCTCTAATGCACTCCTCCGTAGTAAACTCCTTTACTATATACGCATATCCATGTTCATAATCCGATATATGGGAATGCATACCACAATGTCGTATGAAACGCTGTATTATCACCTTACACTGCGTGACCTTGGTAATAGATTTCGCATTCCGTTGAAGCACTTGAATGGTTTCCTCGGTGGTTATTAGTTTAGAGGATGGAGGTACGCAAGATGCAACTTCTAACAATGAATAACTTGTCAGGTTGACTCCTGGATCCGCACAGTCGTAAGCTATTAGTCCAGATGATCCTAGTCCGAATGCAGCGCCAAGTAAGAAGAACAAAGCAGGATTTGCAGCATCAGAGAGGGCGTGAATGATATTCGTCTTACTTTGCTTGATTTGAGTTCCGACGCCTCTATTTCTTGTTgtaattttttccttttttccttgaCCTTGTCTTCATTGACTTGTTGTCTCTTGCCCCAGTTTGGAAAACTCAAATCTACTGATTTTCGTTTATCCTGTTTCGATATATGCAATATGGACTTACTGGACTTGCCATCCTTGGTTTCGGAATAGCACAAATGGCACACTAATTGCTGTAGATTCGTTTCCATTACTGCTTTTCGTTTCATACTCTTTATTAGTTGTGAACCGTAAACTGTTCTGCTTATGATTTGCCGTGGTTCTTTTAATTTTGTTGTCTCTCTTTGTTGTACCAAATAATCAATAATATCTGCTCTGCCTCTATCGAATACAACTCGTGAAATCAGCGTAATGGAAATTTCATTGATCATAAAATCGCGTTCAATCATTTCATAATTATGATCAGAAgcatattttgatttgaaagcatAGTTCGGAGCATAAGTTTCTGCGCCATGATTTTGTGCTCCAGGTATCAACAAGTTTTTCTGTGCTATATTTATGCCGTGACATATAAATGCATTCTTAGCTCGTTTCATTTTGAATACATCACTTCCATTTACAAtggacttttttgaacttcagGCCTCCCTAATAGTTCTTAATTTATTACCTCGCTTTTCAATATTAATGCTTTCTAATGTATTACTTCCAGTCGAAGATATTTCATTTTCGCTGAACTTGTTGCCAAACTCTTGCAGATTATTCGCTGCATATGCGTCATATTTCTTGTGCTGTGACGGGATAGCACAATCTGGTT comes from Armigeres subalbatus isolate Guangzhou_Male chromosome 2, GZ_Asu_2, whole genome shotgun sequence and encodes:
- the LOC134213861 gene encoding uncharacterized protein LOC134213861, with amino-acid sequence MYYSIISEICKLDKSLMETKLTLARLNPTEFATAITKEQGFTAVVAGEVLHVLKCKPVYVLPRSSNRCYQEIPANYNNESVFIAPVTRVLQKRGTEIDCTPLLPAKFMFGGRWYTTDGKFRETTAPEKLSTEIVTSWTYTSLPNLMKSGVYDEDSVRKMKNMIYEQGDRRIASSVIHRILTNQNPNHQGFRFEALIAEHMVEGIVSQYWEKFLTWSHWFGHLSSTVLGAYLILRILKFIIDTLIHGRILYDIYGFGWQLIASLWDSFTNFLSHRHATRRPTAQDFDVEQPALVSPTAPLSAPLDQIRDVEAETPFKPTYPIINNLNNH